A stretch of Mucilaginibacter terrae DNA encodes these proteins:
- a CDS encoding FecR family protein, translated as MQPTSQLITKFFKRECTPHEAELVHRYLANNPEAMDQYLGEGEWQELTHFKSPEAGRSAQILKNILSHVEPEPEARVFRLNLRVLSRIAACLCVFATYLLWLHVNPAPVLKNAPVLAAQKPLIWKTTANRSNTVLNITLDDGSRVALHPKSSVQYTQPFKRARRNIHLKGEAKFYVAKDKKRPFTVYAGPLATTALGTVFNITAWPGGSRTKVRLLSGKVKVVQHQHVNPDAQAVYLLPGKELVFNNKKQSLLVSAFNNEPAKPLITVQPGTTIVKGDSLNFTNQQLPLVINKLQETYHVRIQPGINLKKYYFTGDFNSRTQPITQVLNTITTLNKLNYNIQTDSTFIITKK; from the coding sequence ATGCAGCCCACGTCCCAACTCATTACTAAATTTTTCAAACGCGAGTGCACACCTCATGAAGCCGAGTTGGTTCACCGCTACCTGGCCAATAACCCCGAGGCCATGGATCAATATCTTGGAGAAGGGGAGTGGCAGGAGCTTACACATTTTAAAAGCCCTGAGGCTGGCCGGTCTGCGCAAATACTGAAAAATATACTAAGTCATGTTGAACCCGAGCCAGAGGCACGGGTATTCAGGCTTAACCTGCGTGTGTTAAGCCGCATTGCTGCCTGCCTTTGTGTGTTTGCCACCTATTTATTATGGCTGCATGTTAATCCCGCGCCTGTTTTAAAAAATGCGCCTGTGTTGGCAGCACAAAAACCGCTAATATGGAAAACCACAGCAAACCGTAGTAACACAGTTTTAAATATAACGCTTGATGATGGCTCTCGTGTGGCACTCCATCCTAAATCGAGTGTGCAATATACCCAGCCATTTAAACGTGCCCGGCGCAATATTCATTTAAAAGGTGAGGCCAAGTTTTATGTGGCTAAAGATAAAAAGCGGCCGTTTACGGTATATGCCGGCCCTTTGGCCACTACAGCATTAGGCACCGTGTTTAACATTACAGCATGGCCGGGTGGTAGCCGTACCAAAGTACGCCTGTTAAGCGGTAAGGTTAAAGTAGTACAGCATCAGCATGTTAATCCTGATGCTCAGGCCGTATACCTGCTTCCGGGTAAGGAGCTGGTGTTTAATAACAAAAAGCAATCGCTACTGGTCTCGGCTTTTAATAATGAACCTGCAAAACCCTTAATAACCGTACAGCCGGGCACCACTATTGTAAAAGGCGATAGCTTAAACTTTACAAACCAACAACTACCCCTGGTTATCAATAAGCTGCAGGAAACTTACCATGTGCGCATACAACCGGGTATAAATCTCAAAAAATATTACTTCACCGGCGATTTTAATAGTCGTACGCAACCTATAACACAGGTATTAAATACCATTACCACGCTTAACAAGCTAAACTATAACATCCAGACCGACAGCACTTTCATCATCACTAAAAAATAA
- a CDS encoding glycoside hydrolase family 43 protein, whose amino-acid sequence MKKNQILKSWKLSSVLLAALVSLTLSCGKSERAVPVESIDPPVTARTFSNPLMNGADPSVFQKDGVYYYLQTNGSSINLWSTTSMSKLSTAIPKTVFTPTSGAANSRNIWAPEINFFDGKWYIYYTAGNGDDVTQRTWVLENSSADPTTGTWVDKGRLFTTDTNFWAIDGSVLELNGNRYFMWCGRPDVTNTNLTQNIYIAKMANPYTLTGAATKLTEPEFAWERNGFGVNEGPQALTSPDNKVFLIYSASYCGTDDYALGQLSLKTGGDPLVKADWTKSTQPVFTKQPQSNAFGPGHNSFFKSPDGKEYWLIYHANSATNQGCADRRNIRMQKFTFKADGSPDFGQPVATGLQIASPSGEK is encoded by the coding sequence ATGAAAAAAAATCAAATCCTGAAAAGCTGGAAACTGAGTTCGGTTTTGCTTGCAGCATTGGTTTCCCTTACTCTTTCCTGCGGAAAGTCGGAGCGGGCAGTTCCGGTAGAATCCATAGATCCGCCTGTTACGGCACGTACGTTTTCAAATCCTTTGATGAACGGTGCCGATCCGTCGGTGTTCCAGAAAGACGGGGTTTACTATTACCTGCAAACCAACGGTAGTTCCATTAACCTATGGAGCACTACTTCCATGTCTAAATTAAGTACAGCCATTCCTAAAACGGTGTTTACGCCTACAAGCGGAGCCGCTAATTCGAGGAATATTTGGGCGCCTGAAATAAATTTCTTTGATGGGAAATGGTATATTTATTATACCGCAGGCAATGGTGACGATGTAACACAGCGCACCTGGGTTTTAGAAAACAGCAGTGCCGACCCAACCACCGGCACCTGGGTAGATAAAGGACGGTTGTTTACCACAGATACCAATTTTTGGGCTATTGACGGCAGCGTACTGGAGCTGAACGGTAACCGTTACTTTATGTGGTGCGGCCGGCCCGATGTAACCAATACAAACCTAACGCAAAACATCTACATCGCAAAAATGGCAAACCCTTACACCTTAACAGGTGCTGCCACTAAATTAACCGAACCTGAGTTTGCCTGGGAAAGAAACGGTTTTGGCGTAAACGAAGGCCCGCAGGCGCTTACATCACCTGATAATAAGGTGTTCCTTATTTATTCGGCAAGTTATTGCGGTACGGATGATTATGCTTTAGGTCAGTTAAGTTTAAAAACAGGGGGAGATCCTTTAGTAAAGGCCGACTGGACTAAATCAACCCAACCCGTGTTTACCAAACAGCCGCAAAGCAATGCTTTTGGACCAGGGCATAATTCGTTCTTTAAATCGCCCGATGGTAAAGAGTATTGGTTAATTTATCATGCCAACTCGGCAACCAACCAGGGCTGTGCCGACCGTAGAAACATCAGGATGCAGAAATTTACTTTTAAAGCAGATGGCAGCCCCGATTTTGGACAGCCGGTAGCTACAGGTTTACAAATTGCAAGCCCATCCGGAGAGAAATAG
- a CDS encoding SusC/RagA family TonB-linked outer membrane protein, producing MRRRNLLHLFQLHQTVNIKKMILVPLALSAMLSPGYAVVKDSRSLTSNTQRADVQVTGIVKAASGEPLPGVSVSIKGGGRSTVTDVNGKYSITAPENSTLVFNYIGFTAQEVIVGSNPTINITLQPSNNSLEDVVVIGYQSVRRKDLTGASGSVNTANTQKLVSRSLPETLQGQVPGVSVRTGGAPGQEAVVNIRGLATFGNANPLYVIDGMIGDPNTTINPNDIEDVQILKDASAAAIYGSRAGNGVILITTKKGKEGPAKINVTARYSISKVPKTYDMMNAAEYAATNTRAYQASGTAIQPGVANYNGRINTNWVDETLRTGYVQDYNANISGGGNGSRYLISAGYFKDKGVLIAREFERASFRVNTETTKGRFKFGENIALSSSNLRSPFEGGAFAGNPWYDMFSSVPLIPVQDNALISTNNPGGWGYGSNANINTFSRNPVAVANITSVRSNFAKILGNAYVDFKIIDGLTYRFNLGLETSFDKSKSIRKEGSWYQNQSPDFSQLSDNRSQYLSYLLEHTLNYNYNVGKHSINGVVGYTQQTTQTDNTLGSGINLAQFGGEYFNTLTSTAGAGRNSSGTLYKNFLDSYLGRLNYTYADKYLLTFTFRADKDSRFSPQYRTGYFPSAALAWRISKEDFFKVDWISDLKLRGSYGALGVNTLSAYQYIGFLNQAPDVVLGSGQVTNPGAIQAKLASGDLRWEKKKTTNIGFDAAMFNNQFVVNFDIFRSISKDVLLSQPLPGYLGNLQGDPIVNIGSIQNQGVELNLAYRPKLSGAFRWDIAGNISVIRNKVLSLGNLGIDTETGQPKDYIQSGNTRTQVGRSIGEYFVLKTDGIFQSQAEINAHGAQSAYAKPGDIRYVNTVNGGTNDDINDKDRVFAGSAFPKFTSGLQFNSGYKNFTLSLQFYGAFGQKLYNDVIRDLDSYGNSNYRRAINPWTPTNTDTSYPRLGYQFAANDRGINENARGNSDRWIENGSYLRLRNLELGYNLPNKWLSKAGISNARIYLSGQNLFTITKYKGLDPDVVGANANLEPGVDNGNYPSSRIVSFGLGIGF from the coding sequence ATGAGAAGAAGAAATTTACTTCACCTATTCCAGCTTCATCAAACGGTTAATATTAAAAAGATGATTCTGGTACCGCTTGCTTTATCGGCTATGTTATCGCCGGGTTATGCCGTGGTAAAAGATAGTCGCTCTTTAACAAGCAATACCCAGCGGGCCGATGTTCAGGTAACCGGAATAGTAAAAGCGGCATCAGGAGAACCGCTGCCGGGCGTATCAGTTAGTATAAAGGGCGGCGGCCGATCAACTGTTACCGATGTTAACGGGAAATACAGTATTACAGCACCCGAAAATTCAACTTTAGTATTTAACTATATAGGTTTTACCGCTCAAGAAGTGATAGTTGGCAGTAACCCTACCATTAATATTACACTACAACCATCTAATAACTCATTAGAAGATGTAGTAGTTATTGGTTATCAATCAGTAAGAAGAAAAGACCTTACAGGCGCATCAGGATCTGTTAATACAGCCAATACCCAAAAACTGGTTTCACGCTCACTGCCTGAAACATTGCAAGGTCAGGTACCGGGTGTATCGGTACGAACCGGTGGTGCCCCAGGGCAGGAAGCCGTAGTTAACATTCGTGGTTTGGCAACTTTTGGTAACGCCAACCCGCTGTATGTAATTGATGGCATGATCGGCGATCCGAATACCACCATAAACCCCAACGATATTGAAGACGTGCAGATACTTAAAGATGCTTCGGCAGCTGCCATTTACGGTTCGCGTGCGGGTAATGGGGTAATCCTAATTACCACTAAAAAAGGTAAAGAAGGTCCTGCTAAAATTAATGTAACTGCACGTTACAGCATTTCAAAAGTACCCAAAACCTATGATATGATGAATGCTGCCGAATATGCAGCCACCAATACAAGGGCATATCAGGCATCGGGTACAGCCATACAACCCGGTGTGGCCAATTACAACGGCCGCATAAATACCAACTGGGTTGATGAAACATTACGAACCGGGTATGTGCAGGATTATAATGCCAATATATCAGGCGGCGGAAACGGTTCAAGATACCTGATATCGGCCGGGTATTTCAAAGATAAGGGCGTATTGATAGCCCGCGAGTTTGAACGTGCTTCTTTCAGGGTAAATACCGAAACCACCAAAGGGCGCTTCAAATTTGGTGAAAATATAGCGCTATCATCTTCCAATTTACGCAGCCCTTTTGAGGGTGGAGCCTTTGCGGGCAATCCCTGGTATGATATGTTTAGCAGTGTGCCTTTAATTCCGGTACAGGATAATGCTTTAATCAGCACCAATAATCCTGGCGGATGGGGTTATGGCTCCAATGCCAATATCAATACATTTTCGCGCAATCCGGTAGCTGTGGCTAACATCACTTCGGTAAGATCAAATTTTGCTAAAATATTAGGTAATGCCTATGTTGATTTTAAAATTATTGATGGATTAACCTACAGATTTAACTTAGGTTTAGAAACCAGTTTTGACAAAAGTAAATCCATACGCAAAGAAGGTTCATGGTATCAGAATCAATCGCCCGATTTTAGCCAGTTAAGTGATAATCGCTCACAATACCTGAGCTACCTTTTAGAGCATACTTTAAACTACAATTATAACGTTGGCAAACACAGCATTAATGGTGTAGTGGGCTATACACAACAAACTACTCAAACCGATAATACACTTGGCTCGGGAATTAACTTGGCGCAGTTTGGCGGCGAATATTTCAACACGCTTACATCTACCGCAGGAGCCGGCCGTAATTCATCGGGTACGCTTTATAAAAACTTCTTAGATTCTTACTTGGGCCGTTTAAATTATACCTACGCCGATAAATACCTCCTCACCTTTACCTTCAGGGCCGATAAGGATTCGCGTTTTTCGCCACAATACCGAACCGGCTATTTCCCGTCGGCAGCATTAGCATGGAGAATTTCAAAAGAGGACTTCTTTAAAGTTGACTGGATCTCTGATTTAAAACTAAGAGGGTCATACGGCGCTTTAGGGGTAAATACTTTAAGTGCGTATCAATACATCGGTTTCTTAAACCAGGCTCCTGATGTTGTTTTAGGTTCGGGGCAAGTTACTAACCCGGGCGCTATACAGGCCAAACTGGCATCGGGCGATTTACGCTGGGAGAAGAAAAAAACCACCAACATTGGTTTTGATGCGGCCATGTTCAACAACCAGTTTGTGGTAAACTTCGACATATTCAGATCAATTTCTAAAGATGTTTTATTGAGCCAGCCTCTACCGGGTTATCTTGGAAATTTACAGGGAGATCCGATTGTAAATATCGGTTCTATCCAAAATCAGGGTGTAGAACTTAACCTGGCTTATCGTCCAAAATTATCCGGTGCTTTCCGTTGGGATATTGCCGGGAATATCAGTGTGATAAGGAACAAGGTACTGTCGCTGGGTAATTTAGGTATTGATACCGAAACCGGCCAGCCCAAAGATTACATACAATCGGGTAACACCCGCACACAGGTAGGCCGCTCAATTGGCGAATACTTTGTGCTGAAAACCGACGGCATTTTTCAAAGCCAGGCCGAAATTAATGCACATGGTGCACAAAGCGCCTATGCTAAGCCCGGCGATATACGTTATGTAAATACCGTAAACGGCGGAACAAATGATGACATCAATGATAAAGACCGTGTTTTTGCCGGTTCTGCTTTCCCAAAATTCACATCAGGCCTTCAATTTAATTCGGGCTACAAAAACTTCACCCTCTCGTTACAGTTTTATGGTGCCTTTGGCCAAAAATTATACAATGATGTAATCAGAGATCTGGACAGTTACGGTAATTCAAATTACCGCAGAGCTATCAATCCATGGACACCAACCAATACGGATACCAGCTACCCAAGGTTAGGTTACCAGTTTGCAGCCAATGATCGTGGAATTAATGAAAATGCCCGGGGCAACTCCGACCGCTGGATCGAAAATGGTTCATATTTGAGGTTACGCAACCTGGAACTGGGTTATAACCTCCCTAATAAATGGCTTTCCAAAGCCGGAATAAGCAACGCCAGGATTTATTTGAGCGGTCAAAACTTATTCACCATTACCAAATACAAAGGCCTTGATCCTGACGTGGTGGGTGCAAACGCCAATCTTGAACCGGGTGTAGACAATGGAAACTACCCATCTTCAAGAATTGTGTCTTTTGGTTTAGGTATTGGCTTCTAA
- a CDS encoding RagB/SusD family nutrient uptake outer membrane protein: MKKYIFLFTATLIVLSGCKRDFDEVNPNAPTISSFWKTSADATKGVNAVYSTFYRTASLYSRWLFYHGILKSDEGFGSGGDGGLNNLMRFNQTNYNDGLTAQTWSNLFVGVFRANQVIANVPGITMDEPTKKRIIAEAKFLRALFYFNLTLYYGRPPLMLTPSQPKDVPANATTEQAYAQVAKDLTEAANDLPVSYPASDLGRATRGAAYALLGKTYLQQRKYQDALNAFAYLVTGAGSSTYTLTTDYRDNFIISRENNSESVFEIQFSENQSESTDDDVDESRINNTGTSISQFFAPPGVGFSDGAARRWVVDEFLQERTTTNAQDPRLAASFIFNNANPAGPTATIVYGQTFQSRYDNGPDANGVWFRKLLNDHWKNQEGFRSPNNYRLIRYADVLLMYAECLNGLNRTAEAYPFVDRVRQRAGLAPLSTAKPGLNQAQFLTQLKHERVTELAGEGWRWADLLRWGDLGPALATRDADFTGFIVGKHEYYPIPQSDIDLNSNLTQNPRY; encoded by the coding sequence ATGAAAAAATATATATTCCTATTCACAGCAACGTTAATTGTGCTATCAGGATGTAAAAGAGATTTTGATGAAGTTAACCCTAATGCACCTACTATTTCCAGCTTTTGGAAAACCAGTGCCGATGCAACAAAGGGCGTTAACGCAGTATACAGCACATTTTACCGGACGGCCAGTTTGTATTCGCGCTGGTTATTCTATCACGGAATTTTAAAATCCGACGAAGGTTTTGGTTCAGGTGGCGATGGTGGTTTAAATAACCTGATGCGTTTTAACCAAACCAATTACAATGATGGCCTTACGGCACAAACCTGGTCTAACCTTTTTGTAGGTGTGTTTCGTGCTAACCAGGTTATTGCCAACGTACCGGGCATTACTATGGATGAGCCTACCAAGAAACGCATTATTGCCGAAGCCAAATTTTTGAGGGCCTTATTTTATTTTAACCTTACCCTTTATTATGGACGTCCGCCGTTGATGCTTACACCATCGCAGCCCAAGGATGTTCCGGCTAATGCTACCACCGAGCAGGCTTATGCCCAGGTAGCAAAGGATTTAACCGAGGCCGCTAATGATTTGCCGGTAAGTTACCCTGCATCTGATTTAGGAAGAGCCACGAGGGGAGCAGCTTACGCCCTTTTAGGTAAAACTTATTTGCAGCAGCGCAAGTATCAGGACGCATTAAATGCTTTTGCTTACCTCGTAACCGGTGCCGGAAGCTCAACTTATACCTTAACTACCGATTACCGCGATAACTTCATTATTTCGAGAGAAAACAACAGCGAATCGGTTTTTGAAATTCAGTTTAGCGAAAACCAATCTGAAAGTACTGATGATGACGTGGATGAATCAAGAATCAACAACACCGGAACATCCATTTCACAGTTTTTCGCTCCTCCGGGCGTAGGTTTTTCTGATGGGGCTGCCCGCCGTTGGGTGGTTGACGAGTTTTTGCAGGAAAGAACTACAACCAATGCGCAGGACCCACGTTTGGCTGCATCGTTCATCTTTAACAATGCCAATCCGGCTGGTCCTACGGCAACTATAGTGTACGGACAAACTTTCCAAAGCCGCTATGACAATGGCCCTGATGCAAATGGTGTATGGTTCCGCAAGTTGCTTAACGACCACTGGAAAAACCAGGAAGGTTTCCGCTCGCCCAACAATTACCGTTTAATACGCTACGCCGATGTGCTGTTAATGTATGCCGAATGTTTAAACGGCCTTAACAGAACTGCAGAGGCTTACCCCTTTGTTGACCGTGTAAGGCAGCGTGCCGGTTTAGCCCCATTATCAACAGCTAAACCAGGTTTAAACCAGGCGCAGTTTTTAACCCAACTTAAGCACGAACGGGTTACCGAATTGGCGGGCGAAGGATGGCGTTGGGCCGATTTACTGCGCTGGGGGGATTTGGGTCCGGCGTTGGCCACTCGCGATGCCGACTTTACCGGATTCATTGTTGGCAAACATGAGTATTACCCGATTCCGCAAAGCGATATCGACTTAAACTCTAACCTTACACAAAATCCAAGATATTAA
- a CDS encoding RNA polymerase sigma-70 factor, whose protein sequence is MENINPLREGCLTTFRMIYYQYHPKLYAYLLGKTSSSYIAEEVVQLTFIKLWNNRASVSSDFPLDVQLFRIARTTLIDELRKDVIRNNHISRIEQNITQEGYADQFDERETLKRVNNAIEQLPHMRKMVFKLSRINHLTNQEIAEMLSISPKTVENHISLAIKELRNSAMITISFLSVAQAILNNY, encoded by the coding sequence ATGGAAAACATCAACCCGCTACGCGAAGGCTGCCTTACCACCTTTAGGATGATATATTATCAATACCATCCTAAACTTTACGCCTACCTGTTGGGTAAAACCTCCTCATCATACATTGCCGAAGAGGTGGTGCAATTAACTTTTATTAAGCTTTGGAATAACCGGGCATCCGTATCAAGTGATTTTCCGTTAGATGTGCAACTCTTCAGGATTGCCCGCACTACACTGATTGACGAGTTGCGTAAAGATGTCATCAGAAATAACCACATCAGCCGCATTGAACAAAATATTACGCAAGAAGGTTACGCCGACCAGTTTGACGAACGCGAAACCCTTAAACGAGTAAATAATGCCATTGAGCAATTGCCCCATATGCGTAAAATGGTATTTAAGCTAAGCCGCATAAACCATTTGACTAACCAGGAAATTGCCGAAATGCTTTCTATATCGCCCAAAACCGTTGAAAATCACATCAGTTTGGCTATAAAAGAACTTCGCAATTCTGCTATGATCACCATCTCCTTCCTAAGCGTTGCCCAGGCAATATTAAATAATTATTAA
- a CDS encoding SusC/RagA family TonB-linked outer membrane protein, with amino-acid sequence MYKHCLKCLQLIALICGITLLSTAAHAQSAPSATGIVKDTLGVPIVGASVKAENKLTGSAVNSTTDANGVFNISNLQTGGNYSFTFTFVGFETKTLTGYQASAGNKISLSVTLKESATSLTQVVVTGYGTSRKADLTGAVTSVQAEDFNRGVISTPSQLLQGKVPGLNITRSGNPNDVGAVILRGPSTLRNGAQEPFYVIDGVPGASIDLLAPDDITSIDVLRDASSTAIYGSRAANGVIMVTTRKAKPGQTTLSYSTYGAVEKVSNQIEVLSGDELRNYLQANNRTLNIVDNNPGANTDWQKELTKTSLSHNHNLSLSGNSGTTAYSGSLNYFNNQGIIKSSALERFILRANIDHKLFDNKLRFNVSAVNSVTASRNIPNEVYQNMLTYLPTVNVKQPDGSFTENFTRTRGYLNPVSLIENNILDRKVKTFLGNALAEARLLPGLKYTLSVSYQNEQVNNNTYYNRFSGLAQGLNGFAARSAAENSKKVLETFFNYDKVFGKHDLKLLAGYSWQEDRLNDGFSTSNQNFVTDALSYNNLALGNAPAGTAIRYDLLAPISTIRLISFYGRAQYQYDGKYLFQATMRRDGSSAFGVNNQWGYFPAVSAGWNISKEDFMRDVKWISDLKLRGGYGSSGNSQGFNAFTRLLLYRTSTTSKFYYNGSYINAVGAYQNPNADLKWERTNVANIGLDFSLFNNILTGSVDVYDKSTSDLINDYQVSTTQYFVPTLTANAGKISNKGVEVMVTVRPLTGKALKWTSTLNFAHNQNKIESLSSDLFKLGSQPSAYLGGKGQSANPSQIIQQGLPLGSFTLARYAGKNAAGVSQFYKADGSVSTTPPVVADFAYVGNAQPKIIYGWGNTFTYKSFDLSFFIRGVYGNKILNATLANLNSPSDATTVNIPRFTLDESPADNNAYILSDRFLESGSYLRLDNATFGYNIPLKSKAVNRLRVYATGNNLFVITKYRGIDPEINMGGITPGIDNNNFYPKTRSFMLGVNVIF; translated from the coding sequence ATGTACAAACATTGTTTAAAATGCCTCCAGCTTATTGCCCTTATATGTGGCATAACGCTGCTGAGCACGGCGGCGCATGCCCAAAGCGCGCCCTCGGCCACAGGTATTGTTAAAGATACCTTAGGTGTACCTATTGTAGGAGCATCTGTTAAAGCCGAAAACAAATTAACCGGCAGTGCCGTAAATTCTACTACCGATGCTAATGGTGTGTTTAACATCAGCAATTTGCAAACAGGGGGGAACTATAGTTTCACCTTTACTTTTGTTGGTTTTGAAACCAAAACACTTACCGGTTACCAGGCATCAGCCGGAAACAAGATCTCATTATCAGTAACGCTTAAAGAAAGCGCAACTTCCTTAACACAGGTTGTAGTAACCGGTTACGGAACCTCAAGAAAGGCAGATTTAACGGGAGCTGTAACATCGGTACAGGCCGAAGATTTTAACCGTGGCGTTATCAGTACTCCATCACAATTGTTGCAAGGCAAGGTTCCGGGATTGAACATAACCCGAAGCGGTAACCCTAATGATGTAGGGGCTGTAATTTTACGTGGTCCTTCAACTTTGCGTAATGGCGCTCAGGAGCCCTTTTATGTAATTGATGGTGTTCCGGGAGCGTCAATTGACCTGCTGGCACCAGATGATATTACCTCGATCGACGTATTAAGAGACGCATCATCTACTGCCATTTACGGTTCACGTGCGGCTAACGGTGTAATTATGGTAACCACCCGTAAGGCAAAGCCCGGGCAAACAACCTTGAGTTATAGTACTTATGGAGCAGTTGAAAAGGTGTCGAACCAAATTGAGGTTTTAAGTGGCGACGAACTACGCAATTACCTGCAGGCTAACAACCGCACTTTAAATATTGTAGATAATAACCCCGGTGCTAATACCGATTGGCAAAAAGAGCTTACCAAAACAAGTTTATCGCACAATCATAACCTTTCATTAAGCGGCAACTCGGGCACAACGGCTTACAGTGGTAGTTTAAACTATTTCAATAACCAGGGTATTATTAAAAGCTCTGCTTTAGAGCGTTTTATATTGCGTGCTAATATCGATCATAAGTTATTCGACAATAAATTGCGTTTCAATGTTTCGGCCGTGAACAGCGTTACCGCAAGCCGCAACATTCCTAACGAGGTTTACCAAAACATGTTAACCTACCTGCCAACGGTAAACGTTAAACAGCCTGATGGTTCATTTACCGAAAACTTTACCCGTACACGCGGCTACCTTAACCCGGTATCATTAATTGAAAACAACATTCTCGATCGTAAAGTCAAAACCTTTTTGGGTAATGCACTGGCCGAAGCGCGTTTGCTACCGGGTTTAAAATATACGCTTAGCGTATCATACCAAAATGAGCAGGTAAATAATAACACCTATTACAACCGCTTTTCGGGATTGGCTCAAGGCTTAAACGGTTTTGCCGCCCGCAGCGCTGCCGAAAACAGCAAAAAAGTATTAGAAACCTTTTTTAACTACGATAAAGTTTTTGGCAAGCACGATTTAAAACTACTGGCTGGTTACTCATGGCAGGAAGACCGTTTGAACGACGGTTTCAGTACATCAAACCAAAACTTTGTTACCGATGCATTGAGCTATAATAACCTTGCCTTGGGCAATGCTCCTGCTGGTACTGCAATTAGGTATGATCTGCTGGCTCCTATATCAACCATTCGTTTAATTTCATTTTACGGCAGGGCACAGTACCAGTATGATGGTAAATATCTGTTCCAGGCAACCATGCGCCGCGATGGTTCATCTGCTTTTGGTGTAAACAACCAATGGGGATACTTCCCTGCTGTTTCGGCCGGATGGAACATTAGCAAAGAAGACTTTATGCGCGATGTAAAATGGATCAGCGATTTAAAATTACGCGGTGGTTACGGCAGCTCAGGTAACAGTCAGGGCTTTAATGCCTTTACCCGCCTGTTACTGTACCGTACTTCAACTACGTCTAAATTTTATTACAACGGTAGCTATATTAATGCGGTTGGTGCCTACCAAAACCCTAATGCCGATTTAAAGTGGGAGCGTACTAACGTAGCTAATATTGGTTTAGATTTTAGCTTATTTAATAACATTTTAACCGGTTCGGTTGATGTATACGATAAAAGCACATCTGACCTGATCAATGATTATCAGGTATCAACCACTCAATACTTTGTGCCTACACTTACTGCCAATGCCGGTAAAATAAGCAACAAAGGTGTTGAGGTGATGGTAACCGTAAGGCCATTAACCGGCAAAGCCCTTAAATGGACCAGCACGCTCAACTTCGCACATAACCAAAACAAGATCGAATCATTGTCGAGCGATTTGTTTAAACTGGGTTCACAACCATCGGCCTACCTGGGTGGTAAAGGGCAATCGGCTAATCCATCGCAAATTATACAGCAGGGCTTGCCACTTGGCTCGTTTACACTGGCCCGTTATGCAGGTAAAAATGCAGCAGGTGTAAGTCAGTTTTACAAAGCCGATGGTTCTGTTTCAACAACGCCGCCTGTTGTTGCCGATTTTGCATACGTAGGTAATGCACAACCAAAAATAATTTACGGTTGGGGTAATACATTTACCTATAAAAGTTTCGACCTAAGTTTCTTTATACGTGGTGTGTATGGTAACAAAATTTTGAATGCTACACTGGCCAACCTCAACAGCCCATCTGATGCTACAACGGTTAACATACCAAGGTTTACGCTTGACGAATCTCCTGCCGATAATAATGCCTACATCCTGTCAGATCGTTTTCTCGAAAGCGGCTCATACCTGCGTTTAGACAATGCTACGTTCGGATATAATATTCCCCTGAAGTCTAAAGCAGTTAACCGTTTGCGTGTATATGCAACAGGCAACAATCTTTTTGTGATCACCAAATACCGCGGTATCGACCCAGAGATTAATATGGGCGGTATTACTCCGGGTATTGATAACAACAACTTTTATCCAAAAACACGCTCATTTATGTTGGGTGTAAACGTAATTTTTTAA